taatCAATGAAAATCAAAGAGATAGGTTGAAAAAAAATTACCCAATAGTTATCCATGAAAATTCCCTTGAAATTTGCCTATACTGAGCTTAGAATGTCAAAAATGGAGGAAATTGGCTGTAATTCCATCTTTTGGGAAAAGACACTGTTTAGGCCCACTTGACCTTTCGAGAGCGCGACCCACTTACATCGAGAATGCAAAAGTCAGGTCCTTACTTCATCACGATTGCATCCCATACCTCGCAATTGCGAAGGTCAAAGGGAAGGTGCCTCGCGATCGCGGCAGGACTCTTCCGCAAAAGCGAAGAACAAGTGGAGGCACCAGTTAACAACCATTTTACAAGGCTAAATCTCTGAAtggaccttcggaattcgatcGGAACCCCATGAACACAAACCAgatatgcaaccctactaaattcaacatttcggactcaatggaaccatcgaAATTCGAATTGGAAGCCTCCTTGAGCCAGAATTcaataagtcacaactaaactagtttcgacaCTTGAGATATCCAAACTaccctcgggacctctaaaaattataacaaagCCATTTCTAGATTTTGAATCACCTCCCAAAATCATTGGAACAATCAGAAATTTAATTCGAGTACCCGTAccccaaatattgaccaaagtcaaacttgaatcaaactttaactcaatttccaacttcggacctaaattcCATTTTTTTACTCCAAATATGATTCCGACAACAGTCCTagatcaatttccacatttcagaACTGATGAAATTGATAAAATTCTATTCTAagactcgaaactccaaatgaactcgaaactcaaaatttgacaacttaagcctttaaaactcatttctcaagcaaaacctcaacttttcacaagatttcgaAAAACTAACTTTCAGACCCAATCAAAAGTGACTCGGGGAAACTAATGGGAGGGATAAAAttgtaattttatcaaaaatgtcaaaaatgacCTACAGAGTCTTTACATCATCCAttactaaaaaccatgttcatcctcgaacataaagaaaGGGACATACTTGGAGTATCAAAAAGATAGGGGTAACAGGCTCGCATGTCTGACTCTAACTTCCAAGAATCCTTCTCCATGGACCGATGCTTCCACTAGACCTTCACCAAAGCTATATCCTTGGTACTCAATTTCCTGACCTGTTTGTCCAAAACAGCCACAGGCTCCTGCTCATATGTCAAATCTAGGCTCAACTCTACCgaatcataagaaatcacataaGACTCATCTGAAATGTAGCGTCATAGCATCGagacatgaaatactggatgcaCAGAGGATAGGCTAGGTGGTAATGTAAGTCTATATGTCATCTCTCTCACTTGGTCtaagatctcaaaagggccaataagACTTGGGttgagcttgcccttcttcccGAATCTCATGAAAGCCTTCAAGGGAGAGATCCTCAACCATACTTGATCCCCGACCATGAATACCAAAGGTCGAACCCTTCTGTCAGCGTAGCCCTTCTAGAGAGTCTGAGTTGTCAACAACCTATCCTGAATCAGCTAAACCTGCTCCATGGCATCTTGAAGCAAATTAGTGTCTAGGCTATCCACTGccacagaatcaaaccatccaatgggcgATCTAAATCTTTggccatataaggcctcaaaaaGAGCCATCTTGATGCTAGAATAGTAACTGTTGTCTTAAGCAAACTCCGCTAGGGGAAAGTGTTGATCCCATCGAGCACCAAAATATATCATACATGCCTGTAGCATATCCTCAAGCACTTGAATTATCCTATCAGACTATCCATCGACCTGAGGGTGGAATGCAGTACTCATATCAAATCGAATACCCAATCCACACTGCACGGCCTTCTAGAAGTGAGACGTGAACAATAAGCCTTAATCCGATATGATGGAAACACAGACCCCCTAAAGCCTAACAATCTGAATAATATAGAGCTGAGCCAACCTATCCGCCTTGAAGTTAACCTTAACTGGAATGAAATGAGCCAATTTGGCAATTAGTCAaccacaacccaaatagaatcgaATCCTTCCATGGTAGTGGGCAAACCCACCACGAAATCCATCGTGATCCTCTCCAAATTCCAAGTAGGAATAGGAATCCTCTAAAACTCACCCCCGGGCCTCTAGTGCTCACACTTAATCTGCTGGCATGTCAaacacttagacacaaactcgatgatgtctttcttcataccaaacCACCAATAATATTGACTCAAGTCATTGTACATCTTTGCTTTCCTTGGATAAATAGAATATCGAGTGTAGTGGGCCTCCTCAAGTATCAATCTGACCAAATCaccaaccttgggcacacaaatgtgAATCCcaatcctcaaaacaccctCAGAATCAAGTACTGCTTCCCTAGCTTCACCTCTCAtcaccttgtctcgaatgaggcacaacttctcatcctcaaactgcctcTCTTGGATTTGATCCATCAAAGAAGAGTGGGCCTCTATAAAGGCAAGCACTCAGCCCTCATCAGAAATCTGGAATGTCACCAACCCATTGGCCAATCTCTGAACATCTTTAGCCAAGAGTCACTCCTTAGCTCGAATAGCTGCATGACTTCCCATACTAGAAGTCTTCCTACTCAATGCATCCTCCACCATATTGGCCTTCCAGGGGTGATATAATATAGTCAAATCATAATCCTTCAGAACCTCAACCCACCTTCttttcctcaaattcaagtcccaTTAGCTAAAGATGTGTTGCAGACTTCGGTGATTAGTGAGTATCTCACAATGAAccccatataagtaatgcctccataacttcaaaacaaagataaccgttgccaactctaaatcatcagtaggatagttcttttcatgagcCTTCAATTTCCTCAAAGCATAGGTAATGACCTTCCCTTTTAGCATCAATATTCCACTGAAGCCCACTCCcaatgcatcacaatacataatGAAGTCAACACCCTCCTCAGGCAAGGTCAACACAGGCGCAGTATTCAATAATACCttaagcttttggaagctctcctCACACTCATTCGACTAATGAAATACCACATTCTTTTTAGTGAGCCTGTCTATGGAGCTGGTATTGTAGAGAAGACCTGAACAAAACAATGATAATACCCTGCCAAACCTAAAAAACTGCAAATCTCAATAGTTGAGGTCAGTCTAGTCCATCCTCGGACTACCTTGATCTTAGCTAGATTGACTTTAATTacctccttggacaccacatggcctAATAACTCCACCGAACTTAACCAAAACACACACttagagaacttggcataaagtttCTCCTCTCTAAGCTTCTAgagcacaatcctcaagtgttgCACATGATCTACCTcagtcttggagtaaaccaagatatcatcaataaatacaatcaaaaataaattcaaatatgGACGGAACACCCCATTTATCAACTCCATAACTACCACTGGGGCGTTAGTCAGCCCgaaagacataacaagaaacttatAGTGGCCATATTTTATCCGGAAGGATGTCTTAAGAATATCTGAAGGACGAATCTTCAACCGATGATACCTGGATCTCGAATCGATCTTAGAGAATCAGGACGCTCATTGGAGCTGCTTAAATAAATCATCGATACagggaagagggtacttgttcttgacaGTCACCTTGCTCAACTGTTTATAGTcgatgcacatcctcatagacccgtccttcttcacaaataacatAGGGGCACCCCACACGGTGAAACACTAGggagaataaaccccttacACAACAGATCTTGAATCtactcctttagctcctttaactcAGCTGGAGTCATACGATAAGTagaaatagaaatgggcttggtGTCCGATTCGAggtcaatagcaaagtcaatatccctatcaGATGGAACCCCTagaagatcagtaggaaatacatccataaactctcgaACCATAGGAATAGACACTATGGAAGGCGGCTCAACATCAATATCACGAATAAATGCGAAATATGCCAAACAACCCCTAATGATCAATCGCTGGGCCTGAATACAAGAAATAACCCTACTATGATAGGAACCACTCGAACCTTTCCACTCTATCTACGGCCTACCAAGCATAGCTAATGTCACCATCTTGGCATAGCAATTAAGAATGGAATAATACggagataaccaatccatacctaaAATGACACCGAAGTCTACCATATCGAGGATAATCATGTCCACCCACATCTCATAACCCACTAAAGACATAAAATAAGATCGGTacacccgatccactactaagggcTCTTCTACTGGGTAGAAACATGCACGGACATGGGAGATCACATAGCAAGTCAAACCCAAAAGAGAAATATGCTGACACATATGGATAAGAGGagccaggatcaaataacacagatgcaGGGTGATAACAAACCAGAACAATACATGTGATGACTGCATTGGAGGCCTCATCCTCGGGTATAACAATGAGCTCCCCGCCCACAACCTGTCTGGGTAACTCTTCTACCACCCTGCCTTGCTAGTCACCCGCTCCCCAACCTCCTGTGGAGATGTGAGgctgaaaatatata
The genomic region above belongs to Solanum dulcamara chromosome 5, daSolDulc1.2, whole genome shotgun sequence and contains:
- the LOC129890551 gene encoding uncharacterized protein LOC129890551, which encodes MIYLSSSNERPDSLRSIRDPEAHSSLMDQIQERQFEDEKLCLIRDKVMRGEAREAVLDSEGVLRIGIHICVPKVGDLVRLILEEAHYTRYSIYPRKAKMYNDLSQYYWWFGMKKDIIEFVSKCLTCQQIKCEH